One segment of Poecile atricapillus isolate bPoeAtr1 chromosome 35, bPoeAtr1.hap1, whole genome shotgun sequence DNA contains the following:
- the LOC131590902 gene encoding keratin, type II cytoskeletal 6A-like yields MSRQSACRSFGVGSKRGFSSCSAVGGGFGGSGRSRISYSSFSTSRGIGGGSGHCGGFSSRSLHNMGGSTRISMGSSYGSGYGCRIGGFGGGFPGGFGGIGGGVIGGGMGGFGGPVRGGPGFPGGIQPVQVDPTLLRPVHVDIDPQIQQVKCQEKEQIKTLNNQFASFIDKVRFLEQQNKVLSTKWELLQQQGPSGPRKNLDVIFENYIQNLRRRLESLLGQRGQLESELQNMRQYVEEFKTKYEEEINRRTAAENEFVVLKKDVDCAYMTKVELEAKVGALTDEINFLRCIYEEELSQMQTISRDLSVVVSMDNNRHLDLDSIIEEVRRQYEQIAQNSRAEAEAWYQSRYEELQSTAGRHGDNLRNTKMEIQELSRNVQRLRTEIENVKKQNHHLQSAIAEAEERGEMAIKDARRKLEELECALSKDKEDLARLLKEYQELLNIKIALDVEIAMYRKLLEGEENRLCLENPSNVNVSVVGRSTMCGGRSGSFGASNGLGGGVCTVGGGNVIGGSCVVGGGILSGGFSSGSGRMCSTAGGNFMASGGSSSVRRCVTTTTVKSSGVKY; encoded by the exons ATGTCTCGTCAGTCTGCCTGCAGGAGCTTCGGAGTTGGGAGCAAAAGGGGattcagctcctgctctgctgttgGTGGCGGCTTTGGAGGCAGTGGTCGAAGCAGGATCAGCTACAGCTCATTCTCTACATCCAGGGGGATTGGAGGTGGAAGTGGACACTGTGGAGGATTCAGCAGCCGGAGCCTCCACAACATGGGGGGCAGCACAAGGATTTCCATGGGCAGCTCTTATGGCAGTGGCTACGGATGTAGAATTGGTGGCTTTGGTGGAGGATttccaggaggatttgggggcaTTGGAGGAGGTGTCATTGGTGGCGGAATGGGCGGCTTTGGTGGCCCTGTCAGAGGTGGCCCTGGGTTCCCTGGAGGCATCCAACCAGTGCAGGTGGACCCGACCCTCCTGCGGCCAGTCCACGTTGACATTGACCCTCAGATCCAGCAAGTGAAATGCCAGGAGAAGGAGCAGATCAAGACTCTGAACAACCAGTTTGCCTCCTTCATTGACAAG GTCCGtttcctggagcagcagaacaAGGTGCTCTCCACCAAGTGGGAGCTGCTTCAGCAGCAAGGGCCATCAGGGCCGAGGAAGAATCTGGATGTGATCTTTGAGAATTATATCCAGAACCTGCGGAGGAGGCTGGAATCTCTTCTGGGGCAGCGCGGCCAGCTGGAGTCGGAGCTGCAGAACATGCGGCAGTATGTGGAGGAGTTCAAAACCAA GTATGAGGAGGAGATCAACCGTCGCACGGCTGCTGAGAATGAGTTTGTGGTGCTGAAGAAG GACGTGGACTGTGCCTACATGACCAAAGTTGAGCTGGAAGCCAAGGTGGGAGCTTTGACAGATGAAATCAACTTCCTCAGGTGCATCTACGAGGAG GAGCTGTCTCAGATGCAGACAATCAGCCGGGACCTGTCTGTGGTGGTGTCCATGGACAACAACCGGCACCTGGACCTGGACAGCATCATTGAGGAAGTCCGGCGCCAGTACGAGCAGATCGCCCAGAACAGCCGGGCTGAGGCCGAGGCCTGGTACCAGAGCCGG TATGAAGAACTCCAGAGCACAGCTGGCCGGCACGGGGACAACCTCCGCAACACCAAGATGGAGATCCAGGAGCTGTCCAGGAATGTCCAGAGGTTGCGAACAGAGATTGAGAATGTGAAGAAGCAG AACCATCATCTGCAGTCAGCCATTGCTGAGGctgaggagagaggggagatgGCCATCAAGGATGCCAGGAGGAAGCTGGAAGAGCTGGAATGTGCCCTGAGCAAGGACAAGGAGGATCTGGCTCGCCTCCTGAAGGAgtaccaggagctgctgaacaTCAAGATTGCGCTGGATGTTGAGATCGCCATGTacaggaagctgctggagggggaGGAGAACAG GCTCTGCTTAGAGAACCCATCCAACGTGAATGTCT ctGTAGTGGGCAGAAGCACCATGTGCGGAGGCAGATCTGGCAGCTTTGGAGCCAGCAATGGCCTGGGTGGAGGAGTGTGCACGGTTGGCGGTGGCAATGTCATTGGTGGCAGCTGTGTTGTGGGAGGAGGGATCCTCAGTGGTGGCTTCTCCTCTGGGAGTGGGAGGATGTGCAGCACTGCAGGCGGTAACTTCATGGCCAGTGGGGGCTCCTCCTCTGTGCGGAGATGCGTCACCACCACGACGGTCAAATCCTCTGGGGTCAAATACTGA
- the LOC131590774 gene encoding keratin, type II cytoskeletal 8-like, with translation MAAGASTTLEGLGMSILVEAMEEKEGGSGREVLRGGLRVGEQGAGQGLGQAGALRGIEEVHVNTNLLRPIQLQVDPEFQQVRSDEKEQIKSLNNKFASFIEKVQCLERQNQALLAKWELLQQQSSGPEESRNINNFFKSYITNLQRQLETLQSQKEQLDPEAYNMLQLVEDYKNRFEDEINKRTSMEEEFVELKKELDSAYMGKMEFDVRVDILRQELEFLRCLYEAELSQLQTVVGNTDIILSMDNHRDLNMEGIIEEVRQEYEGMAHRSTAEVDAMYQRRYQDLQNMWANQREQLRNSHQEIQELARQIQRLQPEIEIARKRDSIKDAEHRGSLAIRDSQEKLQKLENALQQAKDDLSQLVHDYQELLNVKLGLDIEIAMYRSLLEEEENRIQEGSPATICIIDHDSRAPGVEALVEVDRALVEVGQVTEVEKVQDMVEDLALVGEAP, from the exons ATGGCAGCAGGAGCCTCCACAACCTTGGAGGGCTTAGGAATGTCTATACTGGTGGAGGCTATGGAGGAGAAGGA AGGAGGTTCAGGCAGGGAGGTGCTCAGAGGAGGCCTTAGAGTAGGGGAACAAGGGGCTGGACAGGGATTGGGACAGGCTGGAGCTCTCCGAGGCATTGAGGAGGTCCATGTCAACACCAACCTGTTGAGGCCAATACAGCTCCAGGTGGACCCCGAGTTCCAGCAAGTGCGCTCAGATGAGAAGGAGCAGATCAAATCTCTCAACAACAAATTTGCATCATTCATCGAGAAG GTTCAATGTCTGGAGCGACAGAATCAGGCACTCTTGGCCAAGTGGGAacttctgcagcagcaaagctctGGCCCTGAGGAAAGCAGGAACATCAACAACTTCTTCAAGTCCTACATCACCAACCTGCAGCGGCAGCTTGAGACACTCCAGAGCcagaaggagcagctggatCCTGAAGCCTACAACATGCTCCAGCTTGTTGAGGATTATAAAAACAG ATTTGAGGATGAGATCAACAAACGCACGTCCATGGAGGAAGAATTTGTGGAGCTTAAAAAG gaacTGGATAGTGCCTACATGGGAAAAATGGAGTTTGATGTCCGAGTGGATATcctgaggcaggagctggaattcCTTCGGTGTTTATATGAAGCT gagctgtcccagctgcaaaCGGTTGTTGGGAACACTGATATTATTCTGTCCATGGACAACCACAGGGACCTGAACATGGAAGGAATCATTGAGGAGGTCAGGCAGGAATATGAGGGGATGGCCCACAGGAGCACAGCTGAAGTGGATGCCATGTACCAGCGCAGG TACCAGGACCTGCAGAACATGTGGGCGAATCAACGAGAGCAGCTGAGGAACAGTcaccaggaaatccaggaacTTGCCAGGCAGATCCAAAGACTCCAACCAGAAATTGAAATTGCAAGGAAAAGG GACTCCATTAAAGATGCTGAGCACCGTGGGAGCTTGGCCATCAGGGACAGCCAGGAAAAGCTCCAGAAGCTGGAAAATGCACTCCAACAGGCCAAGGATGACCTTTCTCAGCTTGTCCATGATTACCAGGAGCTCCTGAATGTGAAGCTGGGCTTGGACATTGAGATCGCCATGTATCGATCACTccttgaggaggaggagaacag GATCCAGGAAGGATCACCGGCCACGATAT GTATCATTGACCACgacagcagagctcctggg GTGGAAGCTCTGGTGGAGGTGGATCGAGCTCTGGTGGAGGTGGGTCAAGTTACGGAGGTGGAAAAGGTTCAGGATATGGTGGAGGATCTAGCTCTGGTGGGGGAAGCTCCATGA